The Cellulosilyticum sp. I15G10I2 nucleotide sequence TGCTGTATACAAACTTGTATGCCCACTCAAAGGGGAACATTTACAATGCCTGTAGAGTTTCCGGTATATGGTAAAACGCGGTATACTGAAGAATTATTAGCAGGGGCAGCTATCTTTATTCTATATGGTTTTGATGCCAGTACATTTGTTATAGAAAATAATGTTTATAACATGGTATAAAGTTGTACCAGTTTGAATAGATATTATATTGACAGATGAAACTGTTAAAGAACAAATAGAGGATAAGGAGAGGGTAGGGAATGGTAGAACACATACTACAAAATAACGAGGTACTGCTTATAGGGAAGGTAGTTAGTGATATTAGATTTAGTCACAAAGTATATGGAGAAGGGTTCTATACTTTTGATTTAGAGGTGCCAAGGTTAAGTGATTCCTATGATATTTTACCAGTTACTATTTCAGAGCGTATCTTACCGACTTTAGGGAATATACAAGGCAAGATATTAGAAACTGTAGGGCAGTTTAGATCTTACAATCAATATGAAGACGGTAAAAACAGGCTTATTTTAACAGTATTTATTCTGGAAGCCAAAGAAGTTTCAGAGCAAGAGTTATTAAAAAATAAAAACTATATTTATCTTAATGGCTATGTGTGCAAAGAACCTGTATATAGAACGACACCTTTTGGTCGGGAAA carries:
- a CDS encoding single-stranded DNA-binding protein; protein product: MVEHILQNNEVLLIGKVVSDIRFSHKVYGEGFYTFDLEVPRLSDSYDILPVTISERILPTLGNIQGKILETVGQFRSYNQYEDGKNRLILTVFILEAKEVSEQELLKNKNYIYLNGYVCKEPVYRTTPFGREITDVLLAVNRSYHKSDYIPCITWGRNARFAENLKVGDHIKVWGRIQSRIYQKKLETGETTTKIAYEISIGKMEVADNNNKEEEAAE